A stretch of Brachyhypopomus gauderio isolate BG-103 chromosome 3, BGAUD_0.2, whole genome shotgun sequence DNA encodes these proteins:
- the LOC143510105 gene encoding uncharacterized protein LOC143510105 has protein sequence MEKEKCYNCSECGKSFTKHSHLQQHQRIHTGEKPYHCSECGKSFTQQSSLNGHHRIHSGEKPYHCSVCGKSLTTQRSLQCHQRIHTGEKPYHCSECGKSFTNQSNLRLHQRIHTGEKPYHCSVCGKSFTQKIHVQQHHRIHTGEKPYHCSVCGKSFTTQSSLRCHQRIHTGEKPYHCSVCGKSFTTQTDLQLHLRIHTGEKPYHCSECGKSFTTQSSLQCHQRIHTGEKPYHCSECGKSFTKHSHLQQHQRIHTGEKPYHCSECGKSFIQQNSLKQHQRFHTGEKPYHCSECGKSYPTQTSLKNHQRIHTGEKPYHCLECGKSYPTQTSLKNHQRIHTGEKPYHCSECGKSYPTQTSLKNHQRIHTGEKPYHCSECGKSYPIQASLKYHQRIHTGEKPYRCSECGKSFSSQSNLQCHHRIHSGEKPYHCSECGKSFSSQSNLQCHQRIHTGEKPYHCSECGTSFTLQGLLQRHLLIHTGKKPYHCSECGKSFTRQTSLKSHQRIHTGEKPYHCSECGKSFTTQTSLKSHQRIHTGEKPYHCSECGKSFTTQTSLKSHQRIHTGEKPYHCSECGKSFSSQSNLQCHHRIHSGKKPHHCSECGKSFTRQTGLKNHQHIHTGEKPYHCSECGKSFTTQTSLKSHQRIHTGEKPYHCSECGKSFTTQTSLKSHQRIHTGEKPYHCSECGKSFTTQSHLQRHLLIHTGKKPHHCSECGKSFTRQCSLQRHQRIHTR, from the coding sequence atggaaaaggagaaatgctacaactgctcagagtgtggaaagagttttactaaacacagtcatctccagcaacaccagcgcattcacacaggagagaagccttatcactgctcagagtgtgggaagagttttactcagcaGAGTAGTCTCAATGGACACCATCGCATTCACTcgggagagaagccatatcactgctcagtgtgtgggaagagtttgaCTACACAGAGGAGTCTTCAAtgtcaccagcgcattcacacaggagagaagccgtatcactgctcagagtgtgggaagagttttactaatcaGAGTAACCTTcgactgcaccagcgcattcacacaggagagaagccttatcactgttcagtgtgtgggaagagttttactcaaaaGATTCATGTTCAACAGCACCATCGCATTCACAcgggagagaagccatatcactgttcagtgtgtgggaagagttttactacacagagtagtCTTCGAtgtcaccagcgcattcacacgggagagaagccatatcactgttcagtgtgtgggaagagttttactacacagactgatcttcaactgcacctgcgcattcacacaggagagaagccatatcactgttcagagtgtgggaagagttttactacacagagtagtcttcaatgtcaccagcgcattcacacaggagagaagccatatcactgctcagagtgtgggaagagttttactaaacacagtcatctccagcaacaccagcgcattcacacaggagagaagccatatcactgctcagagtgtgggaagagttttattcaACAGAATAGTCTCAAACAACACCAGCGCTTTCACActggagagaagccatatcactgctcagagtgtgggaagagttatCCTACACAGACTAGTCTCAAAaatcaccagcgcattcacacaggagagaagccatatcactgcttagagtgtgggaagagttatCCTACACAGACTAGTCTCAAAaatcaccagcgcattcacacaggagagaagccatatcactgctcagagtgtgggaagagttatCCTACACAGACTAGTCTCAAAaatcaccagcgcattcacacaggagagaagccatatcactgctcagagtgtggtaAGAGTTATCCTATACAGGCTAGTCTCAAAtatcaccagcgcattcacacaggcgAGAAGCCATATcgttgctcagagtgtgggaagagttttagcaGTCAGAGTAATCTCCAATGTCACCATCGCATTCactcaggagagaagccatatcactgctcagagtgtgggaagagttttagcaGTCAGAGTAATCTCCAAtgtcaccagcgcattcacacaggagagaagccatatcactgctcagagtgtgggacgAGTTTTACTCTACAGGGTCTTCTTCAACGGCACCTGCTCATTCACACAGGaaagaagccatatcactgctcagagtgtgggaagagttttactagacagacTAGTCTCAAAagtcaccagcgcattcacacaggagagaagccatatcactgctcagagtgtgggaagagttttactacacagactaGTCTCAAAagtcaccagcgcattcacacaggagagaagccatatcactgctcagagtgtgggaagagttttactacacagactaGTCTCAAAagtcaccagcgcattcacacaggagagaagccatatcactgctcagagtgtgggaagagttttagcaGTCAGAGTAATCTCCAATGTCACCATCGCATTCACTCAGGAAAGAAGccacatcactgctcagagtgtgggaagagttttactagacagacTGGTCTCAAAAatcaccagcacattcacacaggggagaagccatatcactgctcagagtgtgggaagagttttactacacagactaGTCTCAAAagtcaccagcgcattcacacaggagagaagccatatcactgctcagagtgtgggaagagttttactacacagactaGTCTCAAAagtcaccagcgcattcacacaggagagaagccatatcactgctcagagtgtgggaagagttttactacacagagtcatctTCAACGGCACCTGCTCATTCACACAGGAAAGAAGccacatcactgctcagagtgtgggaagagttttactagacagtGTAGTCTTCAaaggcaccagcgcattcacacaagATAG